The Acidicapsa ligni DNA window GATATTCGCGGGGTAATGCGCATGGCTATAGCCAGGCGCGCCCATCTACCAACGACGACGATTACGCCGATCAGGGAATCACCGACGACGACATCCCGTTTTGAGCGGGACATAAACCCAGTTCACGGGCGCTCTTCGGAGCGCCCATTTCTTTTGAGGAGAAAGCGATGGCAACCGAAGCAGTTACGCCAAACCCCGAGCTCAATGCTCTGTTTGAGAAGTTAATGGACCCTTTTGATCCTTCCGAGATCAAGTGGCGTGTCACGCATACAACCCGAGATGGGAGCCGCGGAGCCGTGATCGCGTTCGCTGACCCCCGCGCCTATAGCGATCGGCTCAACCAGATCTTTACCCCCAGCGGCTGGACCCGGACCTATGAGGTTAACACCGTCTCGCCAATCACCCGGATGAAGAAGGACAAGCTCATCCCGACGGGCAAGGTCCTTGTGACCTGTACAGTGACCATCGCCGGGTTAGGGACACACGCAGACAACGGAGAAGAGTGGGCGGACGAAGAGAACGCCATGACAAGCGCGCAAGCTCAGGCATTCAAGCGTGCCTGCACTTGCTTCGGTCTCGGACGCTATCTCTACAACTTCACTGAGATGTGGGTGCCGCTCAACCAACACCGACAACCTCTCCACTTTCCAACGTTGCCCCAGTGGGCGCTGCCGAAGTCGATTGCAATGGCGGGAAACAGCAACGCCGGTGCAGCTCCTCGCGCTACAGAGATGCAGCGTGGTCCGATCGACCAAAAGGTCACTGCCAAGATCGAAGCCTTCCGGCGAATCCTGGGGCAGCCCATCTACGGCGAGATCCTCTGGCGGATTGCGCGGGCGAAGCGGCCGAATG harbors:
- a CDS encoding Rad52/Rad22 family DNA repair protein, translated to MATEAVTPNPELNALFEKLMDPFDPSEIKWRVTHTTRDGSRGAVIAFADPRAYSDRLNQIFTPSGWTRTYEVNTVSPITRMKKDKLIPTGKVLVTCTVTIAGLGTHADNGEEWADEENAMTSAQAQAFKRACTCFGLGRYLYNFTEMWVPLNQHRQPLHFPTLPQWALPKSIAMAGNSNAGAAPRATEMQRGPIDQKVTAKIEAFRRILGQPIYGEILWRIARAKRPNAIPNAQLQSEVSDAMERAARGIRKAHSLSEEIGDTQFVSVLDHLNVRSMETIPNLDTLKRLVMALEEFAARQAA